A genomic segment from Oncorhynchus clarkii lewisi isolate Uvic-CL-2024 chromosome 14, UVic_Ocla_1.0, whole genome shotgun sequence encodes:
- the LOC139366436 gene encoding protocadherin-1-like isoform X3 yields the protein MSRSAQSCPIESPMRFQSSGVMVLRWDATLVLAAMLLVCCAADPTDILYRMLEEQPPNTLIGSLASDEGLPDSGHLYKLEVGTPYLRVDGKTGDIYTTEVPIDRETLRDCRNLLEGDKCFLEFEVSITDLKQGQGPRLIEGRIEVQDVNDNTPQFTSPILMLSIPENTHIGALFSIPMASDKDSGHNGVAEYSLSAGPDADQLFSLQVAEDTDEKQPQLIVMGNLDREQKDSYDLNIRVVDGGTPPRASSALLRVTVTDQNDNAPKFERSHYEAELAENSPVGHSVLQVKANDADMGTNGEIDYSLHQASDAVQRLLRIDRSTGIIYVKGLVDREEESFLKFFVVAKDRGPNSKSSKVLVTINVKDQNDNAPAIEIRGIGLVTHHDGVANISEDMPIGTAVALVQVSDRDEGENAVVTCVVAGDVPFQLRPASESANDRKRKYFLQTTTLLDYERIKDYRIEIVAVDSGNPALSSTNSLKVQVTDMNDNAPVFSPNLFEVDFAEENQPGDKVLDVVATDADSGSNAELTYSIIMDSTTKGLFEIDPKTGEVHVRNTLDREHREQYEFHVAAADKGSPSLRGTATVVVKVLDRNDNDPKFMLSGYSFSVLENMPPLSPVGMVTVIDADKGENAMVRLSVEPDNGKFVIQNGTGTILSSISFDREKESTYTFRLRAVDAGDPPRSSYVGVTINVLDENDNSPYVTKPSNSSYKYLPPLTTPETRIEVVEAEDIDTGPNSELVFSITGGNPYGLFHISPNNGEITLAQEFTRKHNGLHRLVVKVSDKGKPPRHTTALVHIFVNETMGNITLIESLVGHSLYTPLDRDIAGDPNYALAQRSNILYGSLAGIAGVILVIVVVVVIRHRMQKDTKSGYQAGKKESKDLYAPKAGPKNGKGKKSKKGKVPKPTKPLEEDEEASLQKGLNFNLINDSVNDSPRIHLPLNYPPGSPDLGRHYRSNSPLPSIQLQPQSPSASKKHQAVQDLPATNTFVGTGDNNSTGSDQYSDYSYKANPPKYSNKQLPHRRVTFSTANQAQDLQDPSQHSYYDSGLEESETPSSKSSSGPRIGPLALPEDHYERTTPDGSIGEMEHPENGAVSGADQEMGASQKRLP from the exons ACCGATGCGTTTCCAGTCAAGCGGAGTGATGGTGCTGAGGTGGGATGCCACGCTGGTGTTGGCCGCCATGCTTCTGGTTTGCTGTGCCGCCGATCCCACTGACATTCTCTACCGGATGCTCGAGGAGCAGCCGCCCAACACGTTGATCGGCAGCCTGGCATCGGACGAGGGCCTGCCCGACTCAGGCCACCTGTACAAGCTGGAGGTGGGCACCCCTTACCTGCGCGTGGACGGCAAGACGGGAGACATTTACACCACAGAGGTCCCCATCGACCGTGAGACACTGCGGGACTGCCGCAACCTGCTCGAGGGCGACAAGTGCTTCCTGGAGTTCGAGGTGTCCATCACGGACCTGAAGCAGGGCCAGGGACCGCGACTGATCGAGGGCCGCATCGAGGTGCAGGACGTCAATGACAACACACCCCAGTTCACCTCGCCCATCCTCATGCTGTCCAtcccagagaacacacacatcgGGGCGCTCTTCTCCATCCCCATGGCCAGCGACAAGGACTCGGGCCACAACGGCGTGGCCGAGTACTCGCTCAGCGCCGGGCCAGACGCCGACCAGCTCTTCAGCCTGCAGGTGGCCGAGGACACAGACGAGAAGCAGCCGCAGCTCATCGTCATGGGCAACCTGGACCGCGAGCAGAAAGACTCGTACGATCTCAACATCCGTGTGGTGGACGGGGGCACACCACCGCGAGCCAGCAGCGCCCTGCTGAGGGTGACCGTCACCGACCAGAACGACAACGCACCCAAGTTTGAGAGGAGCCACTATGAGGCTGAGCTGGCTGAGAACAGCCCTGTGGGACACTCAGTCTTGCAG gTGAAAGCCAACGACGCTGACATGGGTACCAACGGGGAGATCGACTATAGCCTGCACCAGGCCTCCGATGCCGTCCAGAGGTTGCTACGCATTGACCGCTCCACAGGGATCATCTACGTCAAGGGGCTGGTGGACCGAGAGGAGGAGAGCTTCCTCAAGTTCTTCGTGGTGGCCAAGGATCGCGGCCCCAACTCGAAGAGCTCCAAAGTCCTGGTGACCATCAACGTCAAGGACCAGAACGATAATGCACCCGCCATCGAGATCCGTGGCATCGGCCTGGTCACCCACCACGACGGTGTGGCCAACATCTCAGAGGACATGCCCATCGGCACAGCTGTAGCCCTGGTGCAGGTGTCGGATCGTGATGAAGGGGAGAATGCTGTGGTCACCTGTGTGGTGGCCGGGGACGTCCCCTTCCAGCTGCGGCCCGCCAGCGAGTCAGCCAACGACCGCAAGAGGAAATACTTCCTGCAGACCACGACCCTGCTAGACTACGAGCGCATCAAGGACTACAGGATTGAAATAGTAGCGGTGGACTCCGGTAACCCTGCACTGTCCAGCACAAACTCCCTGAAGGTGCAAGTCACCGACAtgaatgacaatgcccctgtctTCTCCCCCAATCTGTTTGAGGTGGACTTTGCAGAGGAGAATCAGCCAGGTGATAAGGTCCTGGATGTGGTGGCCACAGACGCGGACAGTGGGTCCAACGCAGAGCTGACCTACAGCATCATCATGGACTCGACCACTAAGGGGCTCTTTGAGATCGACCCCAAAACGGGAGAGGTGCACGTGAGGAATACGCTGGACCGTGAGCACAGGGAGCAGTACGAGTTCCACGTGGCGGCAGCCGATAAGGGCTCGCCTAGCCTGAGGGGGACGGCCACGGTGGTGGTCAAGGTGCTGGACCGTAACGACAACGACCCCAAGTTCATGTTGAGTGGCTACAGCTTCTCCGTCTTGGAGAACATGCCTCCGCTCAGCCCTGTTGGCATGGTGACGGTCATCGACGCAGATAAGGGCGAGAACGCCATGGTGCGACTCTCGGTGGAGCCCGACAATGGCAAGTTTGTCATCCAGAATGGCACAGGTACTATCCTCTCCAGCATATCCTTTGACCGTGAGAAGGAGAGCACATACACTTTCCGCCTCAGGGCTGTGGACGCCGGTGACCCTCCCAGGTCCTCCTACGTGGGTGTGACCATCAACGTCTTGGACGAGAACGATAACTCCCCCTACGTCACCAAGCCCTCTAACTCCTCCTACAAGTACCTCCCACCTCTCACGACCCCCGAGACACGCATTGAAGTGGTGGAGGCCGAAGACATTGACACGGGACCCAACTCCGAGCTGGTCTTCAGCATTACTGGCGGGAACCCCTACGGACTGTTTCACATCTCGCCCAACAATGGGGAGATCACCCTGGCCCAGGAGTTCACCCGCAAGCACAACGGGCTCCACCGTCTGGTGGTGAAGGTGAGCGACAAAGGCAAGCCACCACGCCACACCACCGCCCTGGTCCACATCTTCGTCAATGAGACCATGGGCAACATCACCCTGATCGAGTCTCTGGTGGGTCACAGCCTCTACACTCCTCTGGACAGAGACATTGCCGGGGACCCCAACTATGCGCTGGCCCAGCGCAGCAACATCCTGTATGGCAGCCTAGCGGGCATCGCCGGAGTCATCCTGGTcatcgtggtggtggtggtgatccGTCATCGCATGCAGAAGGACACCAAGAGCGGCTACCAGGCGGGCAAGAAGGAGAGCAAGGACCTGTATGCCCCCAAAGCAGGGCCCAAGAATGGCAAGGGCAAAAAGAGCAAGAAAGGCAAGGTGCCCAAGCCCACCAAGCCACTGGAGGAGGACGAAGAGGCCAGCCTCCAGAAGGGCCTCAACTTCAACCTCATAAACGATAGTGTCAATGACAGTCCCCGGATCCACCTGCCCCTCAACTACCCCCCGGGCAGCCCCGACCTGGGCAGACACTACCGCTCCAACTCCCCACTGCCCTCCATCCAGCTGCAGCCCCAGTCCCCCTCTGCCTCCAAGAAGCACCAAGCCGTTCAGGACCTGCCCGCCACCAACACCTTTGTGGGCACAGGTGACAACAACTCTACAGGCTCCGATCAATATTCGGATTACAGCTACAAGGCAAACCCGCCGAAATACAGCAACAAACAG